The following are encoded in a window of Gramella sp. MT6 genomic DNA:
- a CDS encoding UDP-3-O-(3-hydroxymyristoyl)glucosamine N-acyltransferase codes for MKFPRKHSLKEIAELIDCTFIGDPEFPVLGMNEIHVVTPGDIVFVDHPKYYDKALESAATIVLINKEVDCPEGKALLVSEDPFRDFNKLTRHFKPFKGADVAVPDSVEIGEGTFLQPNVVLGNNVKIGKNCLIHANVNIGDNCIIEDNVIIHAGTVLGGDAFYYKKRPSGFDKLLSGGRVLVKSNVEIGSNCSIDRGVTGDTIIGEGSKLDNLIQIGHDTVIGKQCLIASQVGIAGCVVVEDDVTIWGQVGIRSDVTIATGTVLMAQCGVSKDTTPNTTYWGTPFGEVRTKLKEYAAIKKLPEIVKNLK; via the coding sequence ATGAAATTCCCTCGTAAACATTCCCTTAAAGAAATAGCAGAGCTAATAGATTGTACTTTCATTGGTGACCCTGAGTTCCCGGTATTGGGAATGAATGAGATCCACGTGGTTACCCCTGGTGATATTGTATTCGTGGATCACCCTAAGTATTATGATAAAGCTCTGGAATCTGCAGCTACCATAGTTTTAATAAACAAAGAAGTAGATTGTCCTGAGGGGAAGGCTTTACTTGTTTCAGAAGATCCATTCAGGGATTTCAATAAACTTACCAGGCACTTTAAACCATTTAAGGGAGCAGATGTAGCAGTTCCAGATTCGGTTGAAATAGGTGAGGGAACCTTTTTGCAGCCTAACGTGGTGCTCGGAAATAATGTTAAGATTGGAAAAAATTGTTTGATCCATGCCAATGTAAATATTGGAGATAATTGTATTATTGAAGATAATGTGATCATTCACGCGGGAACTGTTTTGGGTGGCGATGCATTTTACTATAAAAAACGTCCTTCAGGTTTTGACAAATTATTGTCTGGTGGACGGGTATTGGTTAAAAGCAATGTAGAGATAGGATCTAATTGTTCCATAGACCGCGGAGTTACCGGGGACACTATAATAGGTGAAGGCTCAAAATTGGATAATCTTATCCAGATTGGCCATGATACTGTAATTGGGAAACAATGTCTTATTGCTTCGCAAGTTGGAATTGCCGGCTGCGTTGTAGTAGAGGATGATGTAACTATCTGGGGCCAGGTTGGGATTAGAAGCGATGTTACTATTGCTACTGGAACTGTATTAATGGCACAATGTGGTGTTTCAAAAGATACTACACCTAATACAACTTATTGGGGCACACCTTTTGGAGAGGTACGTACTAAACTGAAAGAATATGCGGCAATCAAAAAATTGCCGGAGATTGTAAAAAACTTAAAATAA
- a CDS encoding nuclear transport factor 2 family protein, whose amino-acid sequence MGLRTKEIVKKFYESNFYKDEDVLRSYLHPDVELSWYGTTGMKKLNLEGIAQISEQLAKSFDSLRAEVEKVVAKSDNVAIHFTYHVRTIENPEEEMPLAHFIAIWELQDGKLYRGVQISQLGEEIDENPWN is encoded by the coding sequence ATGGGTTTGAGAACAAAAGAAATTGTAAAGAAATTCTATGAATCCAATTTCTATAAGGATGAAGATGTGCTAAGAAGTTATCTGCATCCCGATGTTGAACTTTCCTGGTATGGTACCACTGGTATGAAAAAATTGAACCTTGAGGGAATTGCTCAAATAAGCGAGCAATTAGCTAAATCCTTTGATTCCCTTAGAGCAGAAGTGGAGAAAGTAGTTGCGAAAAGTGATAATGTAGCTATCCATTTCACATACCACGTAAGAACAATAGAAAACCCTGAAGAAGAAATGCCTCTGGCGCATTTTATCGCAATTTGGGAATTACAAGATGGAAAGCTATATAGGGGAGTCCAGATTAGCCAGCTGGGAGAGGAGATCGATGAAAATCCCTGGAATTAA
- a CDS encoding BlaI/MecI/CopY family transcriptional regulator, protein MELSNSEEQLMQILWKKEKAYMKDLVEEYPEPKPALTTVATLLKRMQDKNFVGYTKQGRSREYFPKVKKKDYFSKQMSGMIKNFFNDSASQFASFFTSETDLSEEELKEIRKLIDERIKNK, encoded by the coding sequence ATGGAACTTTCTAATTCAGAAGAACAATTAATGCAGATCCTTTGGAAGAAGGAAAAAGCATATATGAAAGATCTCGTGGAGGAGTATCCGGAACCAAAACCGGCTTTAACTACGGTAGCAACCTTGCTGAAACGTATGCAGGATAAAAACTTTGTTGGCTACACCAAGCAGGGAAGGTCCAGGGAATATTTTCCGAAAGTGAAAAAGAAGGATTATTTCTCTAAGCAAATGAGCGGGATGATTAAGAATTTTTTCAACGATTCCGCTTCGCAGTTCGCATCGTTTTTCACAAGTGAAACTGATCTTTCTGAAGAAGAGCTTAAGGAGATCCGTAAATTAATAGACGAAAGAATTAAAAATAAATAG
- a CDS encoding M56 family metallopeptidase, giving the protein MLIYLLKSGLCLLVLFSFYKFFLENENFHKVKRIYLLAALFLSFSLPLITFTYEVEVPAPSTGGEFEEVNFTDRNSKDSWINWQILLYGAAGIYLAGLFFFGYRFYKNLRSLLKEANSNERLTELNYIYILLGQKLDPYSFFNYIFLNKTEFKNDKISEAVIEHEKAHVDQRHSLDLVFIEILQIIFWFNPIFFWIKRSIKLNHEFLADKEVLSKDFNALEYSNILFNYSSGYHHNTLSSPINHSLIKKRIIMITKDFSIKKLLLRAGLFVPVLGCCIFFFNNEIIAKPVYISEKSPANLKTSELPFLESNTEYQPVDIANKQSVYQQPDLRIKVENEKVWINGKATKPGNFAEEIDAVTSKLKDEELMDVSINLKTSNAVDGFMEELDREFKKTRLAKVTGRNILPPPPPLPPSPAEIGQVPPPPPPPPHPEHNGLLEDKLDHEERMKIPHREHSANFKEDRERLAKERAALRSKEAELRKLERQLNNDQKLSETEKQRILRDQARERARVEEIELRMEQKQKELEERQEEMERRQIEAEKRHQNKSEAHSSRNNGDSNVLTEDVNNENGFVVKTTASKEKSITKYPKDAVYFLNDNEISYQKAMKIIKEGKAKQIDIRKISENKDAVKIYI; this is encoded by the coding sequence ATGTTGATCTATTTACTTAAATCGGGATTATGCCTGCTGGTTTTATTCAGCTTTTATAAGTTTTTCCTTGAAAATGAAAATTTTCATAAGGTTAAGCGTATCTACTTATTAGCTGCATTATTCCTATCCTTTTCTTTGCCGCTAATTACCTTTACTTATGAAGTAGAAGTGCCGGCTCCTTCCACCGGTGGAGAGTTTGAGGAAGTTAATTTTACTGACCGGAATTCTAAAGATTCATGGATCAATTGGCAGATATTATTATATGGCGCGGCGGGTATTTACCTGGCAGGATTATTTTTCTTTGGATATCGGTTTTATAAAAATTTACGATCCCTTTTAAAGGAAGCAAACAGTAATGAACGTCTCACAGAACTCAACTATATCTATATACTGCTGGGGCAAAAACTGGATCCCTATTCATTTTTCAATTATATATTTCTGAATAAAACCGAATTTAAAAATGATAAAATTTCTGAAGCGGTTATTGAGCATGAAAAGGCTCATGTAGATCAAAGGCATTCCTTAGATCTCGTATTTATTGAAATACTTCAGATCATTTTCTGGTTCAACCCAATATTTTTCTGGATCAAAAGGTCTATCAAATTAAATCATGAATTTCTAGCAGATAAAGAAGTTCTCTCCAAAGATTTCAATGCTTTAGAATATTCAAATATTCTATTTAATTACAGTTCGGGCTATCATCACAATACCTTATCAAGCCCAATAAATCATTCATTAATCAAAAAACGAATTATCATGATCACTAAAGATTTTTCAATTAAAAAACTCCTTTTGAGAGCGGGACTTTTTGTGCCTGTATTAGGTTGCTGTATTTTCTTTTTCAATAATGAAATAATAGCGAAACCAGTATATATTTCTGAAAAGAGTCCAGCAAATTTAAAAACTTCGGAATTACCATTTTTGGAATCTAATACCGAATATCAACCGGTTGACATAGCAAATAAACAATCTGTCTACCAGCAACCAGATCTAAGGATCAAAGTTGAGAACGAGAAGGTCTGGATAAATGGCAAAGCCACAAAACCTGGGAATTTTGCTGAGGAGATTGATGCAGTGACTTCAAAATTAAAGGATGAAGAACTAATGGACGTTAGCATTAATTTGAAAACTTCTAATGCAGTTGATGGATTTATGGAAGAACTGGATAGAGAGTTTAAAAAAACCAGGCTAGCCAAAGTAACAGGAAGAAATATTCTACCTCCGCCACCACCATTACCACCTTCTCCTGCAGAGATAGGGCAGGTTCCGCCTCCGCCACCTCCACCGCCTCATCCAGAGCATAATGGATTACTGGAGGATAAACTTGACCATGAGGAAAGAATGAAGATTCCTCATAGGGAACATTCAGCTAATTTTAAAGAAGACAGGGAGAGATTGGCAAAGGAAAGGGCGGCGTTGAGATCTAAAGAAGCTGAATTGAGAAAGCTGGAAAGACAGTTAAATAATGACCAGAAACTTTCTGAAACCGAAAAACAGCGAATACTGCGTGATCAGGCCAGGGAAAGAGCACGTGTGGAGGAAATTGAGTTGAGGATGGAGCAAAAACAGAAAGAACTTGAAGAGAGACAGGAAGAGATGGAAAGAAGGCAGATTGAAGCTGAAAAAAGACATCAAAATAAATCTGAAGCACATTCTTCAAGGAATAATGGAGATTCAAATGTTCTAACTGAAGATGTAAATAATGAGAATGGCTTTGTTGTAAAAACCACTGCTAGTAAAGAGAAATCAATCACGAAGTATCCAAAAGATGCTGTTTATTTTTTAAATGATAACGAAATAAGTTATCAAAAAGCAATGAAAATTATAAAGGAAGGCAAAGCAAAACAGATAGATATCAGGAAAATTTCTGAAAATAAAGATGCAGTTAAAATTTATATATAA
- the sucD gene encoding succinate--CoA ligase subunit alpha, producing MSVLVNKNSKVIVQGFTGSEGTFHAEQMIEYGTNVVGGVTPGKGGQKHLNKPVFNTVSDAVEQTGADVSIIFVPPAFAADAIMEAADAGIKVIITITEGIPVADMVKASDYIKDRDCRLIGPNCPGVITPGEAKVGIMPGFVFKKGKVGIVSKSGTLTYEAADQVVKQGLGITTAIGIGGDPIIGTTTKEAVELLMNDDETECIVMIGEIGGQLEADAAQWVKANGNKKPVVGFIAGETAPAGRTMGHAGAIVGGSEDTAQAKKKILRDNGIHVVDSPAEIGMKVAEVLKA from the coding sequence ATGAGCGTTTTAGTCAATAAAAATTCTAAAGTAATCGTGCAGGGGTTTACTGGAAGTGAAGGAACTTTCCATGCCGAGCAGATGATAGAATATGGTACGAATGTAGTTGGTGGTGTAACTCCAGGTAAAGGAGGACAGAAGCACCTTAACAAACCGGTATTTAATACTGTATCTGATGCAGTTGAGCAAACCGGGGCAGATGTATCGATCATCTTTGTACCGCCGGCATTTGCTGCTGACGCGATTATGGAAGCTGCTGATGCAGGTATTAAAGTTATTATCACCATTACTGAAGGTATCCCTGTTGCCGATATGGTAAAGGCTTCAGATTATATTAAAGATCGTGACTGTAGATTGATTGGTCCTAACTGTCCTGGTGTTATTACACCTGGAGAAGCTAAAGTTGGTATTATGCCAGGTTTTGTCTTTAAAAAAGGAAAAGTAGGTATCGTTTCTAAATCTGGTACTCTTACTTATGAAGCTGCAGATCAGGTTGTAAAACAAGGTCTTGGAATTACCACTGCAATTGGAATTGGTGGAGATCCAATTATTGGAACTACTACTAAAGAAGCTGTAGAACTATTGATGAATGATGATGAGACCGAATGTATCGTTATGATCGGTGAGATCGGTGGTCAGTTAGAAGCAGACGCAGCACAGTGGGTAAAGGCTAATGGAAATAAAAAGCCGGTTGTAGGTTTTATCGCTGGTGAAACCGCTCCTGCTGGACGTACCATGGGTCATGCTGGTGCTATCGTTGGTGGTAGTGAAGATACAGCTCAGGCTAAAAAGAAAATTCTTAGAGACAACGGAATCCACGTTGTTGATTCTCCTGCCGAAATTGGAATGAAAGTAGCTGAAGTTCTTAAAGCTTAA
- a CDS encoding glycerophosphodiester phosphodiesterase family protein: MFKSSLIPLCFSWILMLITVSGSGNSSYPESRSLYSPEDKILIAAHRGIHSKFPENSIPAIEECIKMGIDIVEIDIRETKDKVPVLMHDSSLFRTTGSHKKISELEFTDLKNYPLLFDEDKTEHLIPSLEQVLQVAEKRIILNLDYKQDDLEAFKRAYSLITKFDMEKQVIITLNNLELIPELYSLNPDIRIMPVAFSWWKINMATSYDFLDIIQLYHRPYSNYRIHKLEEKEIDIWVNALQKYDRLEKSGRNGFEKLIYIKKADIIQTDYPEELLVFLREKGLHD; this comes from the coding sequence ATGTTCAAGAGCAGTCTCATACCTCTATGCTTCTCGTGGATCCTGATGCTAATAACAGTATCGGGTTCAGGTAATAGCTCGTACCCCGAAAGTAGAAGCCTTTACAGTCCTGAAGATAAAATCCTTATTGCCGCTCACCGCGGAATTCATTCTAAATTTCCCGAAAATTCAATTCCGGCAATAGAAGAATGCATAAAAATGGGAATTGATATTGTAGAAATTGATATAAGAGAAACCAAAGACAAAGTACCGGTGCTAATGCATGATTCCAGTTTATTCCGAACTACCGGTAGCCATAAAAAGATCTCAGAGCTTGAGTTCACTGACTTGAAGAATTACCCCTTGTTATTTGATGAAGATAAAACCGAACACCTAATTCCAAGCCTTGAGCAGGTTCTGCAGGTAGCAGAAAAAAGGATAATTCTTAACCTGGATTACAAACAGGACGACCTGGAAGCTTTTAAAAGAGCTTACAGTTTGATCACCAAATTCGATATGGAAAAACAGGTCATCATAACTTTGAACAACCTGGAATTAATCCCTGAGCTCTACAGCTTGAATCCAGACATTAGGATCATGCCGGTGGCATTTAGCTGGTGGAAAATAAACATGGCTACCAGTTATGACTTTTTAGATATTATCCAGCTTTATCACCGGCCATATTCAAATTACAGAATTCATAAATTAGAAGAAAAGGAAATCGATATCTGGGTAAATGCGCTTCAGAAATATGACAGATTGGAAAAATCCGGGAGAAATGGTTTTGAAAAGCTTATTTATATAAAAAAGGCAGATATCATACAGACAGATTACCCGGAGGAACTCCTGGTTTTTCTTCGCGAAAAAGGCCTACATGATTAA
- the fabG gene encoding 3-oxoacyl-[acyl-carrier-protein] reductase — MKLLEGKNAIITGGSRGIGKGIAQVFAQHGANVAFTYNSSSQSAEELAKELEALGVKAKAYQSNAASFKESQELVDSVVEDFGSIDIVVNNAGITKDNLLMRMSEEDFDKVIEVNLKSIFNMTKAVQRTMLKQRSGSIINMSSVVGVTGNAGQANYAASKAGIIGFSKSIAQELGSRNIRTNVIAPGFIETEMTEKLDEKTVQGWRDAIPLKRGGKPEDIANACVYLGSDLSSYVTGQVIHVDGGMHT, encoded by the coding sequence ATGAAATTATTAGAAGGAAAAAATGCTATAATTACAGGCGGTAGCCGCGGAATAGGAAAAGGTATCGCTCAGGTATTTGCTCAGCACGGGGCAAATGTCGCTTTCACTTATAATTCATCGTCACAATCTGCAGAGGAACTTGCGAAAGAACTTGAAGCTCTGGGTGTAAAAGCCAAGGCATATCAATCTAATGCTGCAAGTTTTAAAGAGTCTCAGGAATTGGTAGACAGCGTAGTCGAAGATTTTGGTTCAATAGATATCGTAGTTAATAACGCGGGAATCACTAAGGATAATCTGCTTATGAGAATGAGTGAAGAGGATTTTGATAAGGTTATCGAAGTGAACTTGAAATCTATTTTTAATATGACCAAAGCCGTTCAAAGAACTATGTTGAAACAGCGGAGCGGAAGTATTATCAATATGAGTTCTGTGGTTGGTGTTACCGGAAATGCCGGGCAGGCTAACTATGCGGCTTCAAAGGCTGGAATCATTGGATTTTCTAAATCTATTGCACAGGAACTTGGATCTCGAAATATTAGAACTAATGTAATTGCTCCAGGCTTCATTGAAACAGAAATGACAGAGAAGCTCGATGAAAAGACCGTTCAGGGATGGAGAGATGCTATTCCTTTGAAAAGAGGGGGTAAACCAGAAGATATTGCCAATGCGTGTGTTTATCTTGGTAGCGATCTTAGCTCTTACGTAACTGGACAGGTGATCCATGTAGACGGAGGAATGCACACCTAA
- a CDS encoding VWA domain-containing protein, producing MDTSTILYITLALIAALGFAFFQYLYHKNPRRRKDYIFFSLRALSVFLVLLILINPKITSVDYEIDKPELILLTDNSQSISYLNVEDKISEISDALSGNTDIQKDFEVNRLYFGEKLGLNDSLDFLASQTDIYSALSEAENIYSNQNPVIVLLTDGNQSLGRDFRYFNKGTGTNIFPLIIGDTTSYKDLSIERINANRYAFLNNRFPVEVFVNYAGKEDIEASFNIRSGESIIYTQKLKFSKDSQSEVIRTELPANSLGVKTYSVEVETLSDERNEVNNQQKFAIEVVDERTSILILSDVAHPDLGAFEKSIASNQQRTVNIKYLDDKNLNISYYQLVILYQVNRKFNNSIAEILEKDLNYLVVTGTKTDWNYLNALDLGYNKNATSQSQEIFPVYNPVFSSFQFENIGFDDFPPLIDRFGPLEINQKRFNVMLSQELQGVKTGDPLMGVTQTTPKSGFLFGENIWRWRAKSYLDNRSFEDFDNFIGKLVQNLASSNSRQRLTVDAENFYYANQNVVISAQYFDENYQFDPGVNLRISIENKGADEEFTSDLVLKNNFYQFDGGDLKPGEYSYTVSVQGRGLSKSGQFEVVEYNTEQQFVSSNLSGMQSFADNNGTILYYPDKLNDLVNTLLTDDKFKPVQKSRQKTVPLIDWYYLLFILIFFLAAEWFYRKYLGLI from the coding sequence ATGGATACAAGCACGATCTTATATATAACCCTGGCTCTCATTGCAGCGCTGGGGTTCGCTTTTTTTCAGTATCTGTATCATAAGAATCCTAGAAGGAGGAAAGACTATATATTTTTTTCATTGCGAGCACTTTCGGTCTTTCTGGTGCTTTTAATTTTGATCAATCCAAAGATAACATCTGTAGATTACGAAATAGATAAGCCAGAACTGATCCTGCTTACAGATAATTCTCAATCTATTTCATATTTGAATGTTGAGGATAAGATCAGTGAGATTTCTGATGCTCTTAGCGGTAATACCGATATTCAGAAGGATTTTGAAGTAAATCGCCTTTATTTCGGAGAAAAACTGGGTTTAAATGATTCCTTGGATTTCCTAGCTAGCCAGACCGATATCTATTCGGCGCTTTCTGAAGCTGAAAATATCTATTCCAATCAAAACCCTGTCATCGTGCTGTTAACGGATGGTAATCAAAGCCTGGGCAGGGATTTTAGATATTTTAATAAAGGAACCGGTACTAACATTTTTCCTTTGATAATAGGGGATACCACCAGTTATAAAGATCTAAGCATTGAAAGGATCAATGCTAATAGGTACGCCTTTCTTAACAACCGGTTTCCTGTCGAAGTATTTGTCAATTATGCTGGAAAAGAAGATATAGAGGCCAGCTTCAATATCAGATCTGGAGAGTCAATAATTTATACCCAAAAACTTAAATTTTCCAAGGATTCACAGTCGGAAGTCATTAGAACTGAATTGCCGGCTAATTCACTGGGAGTTAAAACATATTCGGTTGAAGTCGAAACGCTTTCAGATGAAAGGAATGAAGTTAATAATCAGCAGAAATTTGCTATCGAGGTAGTTGATGAGCGAACTTCTATTCTTATTTTAAGCGATGTTGCTCATCCAGACCTGGGAGCTTTTGAGAAATCTATAGCTAGTAATCAGCAACGTACTGTAAATATTAAATATTTAGATGATAAAAATTTAAATATATCATATTATCAATTAGTTATACTGTACCAGGTAAACAGAAAGTTTAATAATTCGATCGCGGAAATTCTTGAAAAGGATCTAAACTATCTGGTGGTTACCGGTACTAAAACAGACTGGAATTATTTGAATGCCCTGGATCTTGGCTATAATAAAAATGCGACCAGCCAGTCACAGGAAATATTTCCTGTTTATAATCCCGTATTTAGTTCCTTTCAATTTGAAAATATAGGCTTTGATGATTTCCCTCCTCTAATTGATAGATTTGGTCCTCTGGAAATAAATCAGAAAAGATTTAATGTAATGCTTTCTCAGGAACTGCAGGGAGTTAAAACCGGGGATCCTTTGATGGGTGTTACACAAACCACTCCAAAATCAGGATTCTTATTTGGTGAGAATATCTGGCGATGGCGAGCTAAATCATATTTGGATAACCGTTCTTTTGAAGATTTTGACAATTTTATAGGCAAACTAGTTCAAAATTTAGCTTCAAGCAACTCAAGACAGCGATTAACTGTAGATGCAGAGAATTTTTATTATGCCAACCAGAATGTAGTTATTTCTGCACAGTATTTTGATGAAAATTATCAGTTTGATCCGGGTGTGAATTTGAGAATTAGTATAGAAAATAAGGGAGCAGATGAAGAATTTACCTCAGACCTGGTTCTAAAGAATAACTTCTATCAGTTTGATGGAGGAGATCTAAAGCCCGGTGAATATTCTTATACCGTTAGTGTACAGGGAAGAGGCCTTTCTAAATCTGGTCAATTCGAGGTGGTAGAATATAATACAGAGCAGCAGTTTGTTTCTTCTAACCTTTCTGGCATGCAGTCTTTTGCAGATAATAACGGAACTATACTTTATTATCCAGATAAGTTGAATGACCTCGTAAATACCTTACTTACTGATGATAAGTTCAAACCTGTCCAAAAAAGCCGGCAAAAAACCGTACCTTTGATAGACTGGTATTACCTACTGTTCATTTTGATATTTTTTCTTGCCGCTGAATGGTTTTACCGAAAATATTTAGGACTAATTTAA
- a CDS encoding prohibitin family protein, translating into MERLPKIGIPLFIGVVILIIFIAKSTVTIDSGEAGVLYKTFGGGVVTEEPPLSEGFHFVAPWNKVFVYEVRQQSLDEEMTVLSSNGLEISLDASVWFQPEYEVLGKLHQEKGEAYIQRLLQPAIRSATRAVVGRYNPEQLYASKREAIQKEIFDETNLLLDEQYVQVNEVLVRDVSLPSTIKEAIERKLRQEQESLEYEFRLTKAEQEAERQRIDAEGKATANRILSESLTDKVLKEKGIQATVELAKSPNAKVVVIGQGDSGMPIILGNN; encoded by the coding sequence ATGGAAAGATTACCAAAGATTGGCATACCATTGTTTATTGGTGTCGTCATTTTAATAATTTTTATCGCTAAAAGTACTGTTACTATTGATTCCGGTGAAGCCGGAGTATTATACAAAACTTTCGGTGGAGGTGTTGTAACAGAGGAACCACCATTATCTGAAGGTTTCCATTTTGTAGCTCCCTGGAACAAAGTATTCGTTTATGAGGTACGTCAACAGTCTCTAGATGAAGAAATGACTGTTCTTTCTTCAAATGGATTAGAAATATCTTTAGATGCTTCAGTTTGGTTTCAACCAGAATATGAAGTATTAGGAAAACTACATCAGGAGAAAGGAGAGGCTTATATCCAGCGTTTGCTTCAGCCGGCAATTAGATCGGCAACCAGAGCGGTTGTAGGACGTTACAATCCTGAGCAGCTTTATGCTAGTAAAAGAGAAGCTATCCAGAAGGAGATTTTTGACGAAACCAACCTGTTGCTTGATGAACAATATGTTCAGGTGAATGAAGTTCTTGTTAGAGATGTCTCTTTGCCTTCAACTATTAAAGAGGCGATTGAAAGAAAGCTTAGACAGGAGCAGGAATCCCTGGAATATGAATTTAGGTTGACCAAGGCTGAACAGGAAGCAGAACGCCAGCGTATAGATGCCGAAGGTAAAGCTACGGCAAACCGCATCCTAAGTGAATCTTTGACAGATAAGGTGCTGAAGGAAAAAGGAATTCAAGCTACAGTAGAACTGGCGAAATCCCCAAATGCTAAAGTTGTTGTGATAGGTCAGGGAGATAGTGGAATGCCTATAATTTTAGGTAACAACTAA